One window of the Equus caballus isolate H_3958 breed thoroughbred chromosome 2, TB-T2T, whole genome shotgun sequence genome contains the following:
- the TDH gene encoding L-threonine 3-dehydrogenase, mitochondrial: MPAVRMLQHVVGQLLLGPACGCRTSALPARSLGASPWQIPANANFHSASFSETDRPRVLITGGLGQLGVGLANFLRKRFGKDNVILSDIRKPPDHIFQSGPCIYSDILDYKNLREIVVNNGITWLFHYSALLSAVGEANVSLAKAVNITGLHNVLDVAVEHGLRLFVPSTIGAFGPTSPRDPTPDLCVQRPRTIYGVSKVHAELMGEYYHYRYGLDFRCLRYPGIISADSQPGGGTTDYAVQIFHDAVKNGKFECNLKPSTRLPMMYIDDCLRATLEVMEAPAESLSMRTYNINAMSFTPEELAQEVHKHIPEFQITYNVDSARQAIADGWPVSLDDSNARKDWKWKHDFDLPELVTTMLNFHGSDTRIAQAN; this comes from the exons atgCCGGCTGTTAGGATGCTGCAGCACGTCGTgggccagctgctgctgggcccagcCTGTGGCTGTCGGACGTCTGCCCTGCCCGCCCGGTCTCTGGGCGCCTCCCCTTGGCAAATTCCAGCCAATGCCAACTTccactctgcctctttctctgaaACAGACCGGCCACGCGTCTTAATTACAg GGGGTCTTGGCCAGCTTGGAGTGGGACTTGCCAACTTTTTGAG AAAACGATTTGGGAAGGACAATGTGATTTTGTCCGACATAAGGAAACCCCCCGATCACATCTTTCAGAGTG GCCCGTGTATTTATTCGGACATTCTGGATTACAAGAATCTCCGGGAGATTGTGGTGAACAACGGCATCACCTGGCTGTTTCATTACAGCGCTTTGCTCAGTGCGGTTGGGGAAGCGAACGTTTCCTTGGCCAAAGCCGTAAACATCACTG GATTGCACAATGTTCTAGACGTTGCAGTGGAACACGGTTTGCGACTGTTTGTGCCCAGCACGATCGGAGCCTTTGGACCTACTTCTCCCCGGGACCCAACCCCTGATCTCTGCGTCCAGAGGCCCAGGACTATCTACGGGGTGTCCAAGGTCCACGCAGAGCTCATGGGAGAA TATTATCATTACCGGTATGGGTTAGATTTCCGATGCCTGAGGTATCCTGGAATCATTTCAGCTGACTCCCAACCTGGAGGAGGAACAACTG ACTATGCAGTCCAGATTTTCCACGATGCTGTAAAGAATGGCAAATTTGAGTGCAACCTGAAACCCAGCACGAGGCTCCCGATGATGTACATTGATGACTGCCTCAGGGCCACCCTGGAGGTCATGGAGGCCCCAGCAGAGTCCCTCTCCATGAGGACCTACAACATCAACGCCATGAGCTTCACCCCAGAGGAGCTGGCCCAGGAGGTTCACAAGCACATACCAGAATTCCAGATCACATACAACGTGGATTCTGCTCGACAGGCCATAG CGGATGGCTGGCCAGTGAGCCTTGATGACAGCAATGCTCGGAAGGACTGGAAGTGGAAACATGATTTTGATCTTCCAGAGCTGGTGACGACAATGTTGAACTTCCATGGTTCTGATACCAGAATTGCCCAAGCGAACTGA